The segment AAACTGCAATTTTCCGGAGGGATATTATTTTTTAACCTTAAATTTTTAGTAAAGTTAAATTAAAGATAAAATCAGTATTTTAATTTAGTATAAATTAGTTTGTATAATATATAATTCATCATGGTAAATATCATAATCTTATGTGAAGTGTAAAAATATTCTGTTGCATAAACTGCCTGATCTACGGAACTGTAAAGCAACTAACATCTGATACCAAATTAGTTTAGAAGGTAGTGCTAAAAACCAGAAAAAGATAATTTATTACACATAAATTATTACTACTATAGGGATTTTAAAGTTTCGTTATTTTGACAAATAAAAGAATATTCTTCTAAAAATTAGCAGTCATGATTGAATATAAGCTAACTTATCAGTCAAAGCGAAGTTATGAGATTTTATTTCCCCAGAAATAGCAATTGGGGATACGCTGAAATTAAGGATAAATTGGCAGAAAGTCCCTGCAAAACTAGGGGAAATTCATACATTTCCCCTATAGAAATCTTACCTAAATAATTCTTCAACGCCAATAATTTTAAGGACGAGGAGCGTTGAAGGCATCCCAGGCGGCTTGAGCAGCATCTTGCAGGCGATCGCTAAAATCTGTAATTTCTTTAACTAGCAAGTGCCAATTTTTCTCTGTTTCTTCTTGCATGGTAGCCCAAGAATTCTCCAGGCGATCGCGCTCAATCAGTTTTTCCCGTTCAATGGCTTCTCTGGCTTGGCGCACAGCATTTAAATAAGTTTCGCGAGTGAGAGTACCTGCTGATTCTGCCTCAGTTTGAGCGCGTCTTTTCAACGCTGCAATCAACGCTTTAGTTTCACGCTTAATTTCATCAGCTTCACCAGCCATCTCGGTTTCTACCATGTCATCAGTTTGAGGGCTGATTTCTACAATCGCGGTATATTCTCTTGGTTCGTTGTTGTTAGCACTCATAATTTCAATATCCTTAGTTGCAAAACTTCTGTTTCTGATGGAAACTACAGCTGCGGTTTATGGGACAAATTTACGCGATTTCTAAATCTGCAATAGCTTAATAAGCAGTTGTTGGCAGTTGTGGCTCTAATTTTAGTAATTCTTCAACTCGTGCTGCCGTCGCCGGGTGACTAGAAAATAAGTTGCCCAAAAATTTACCCGAAATCGGATTAATAATCAATAACGGCTCAAAAGCTGGGTTGGCATTTAAAGGTAATTGCTTGGCTGTGGCTTCTAACCTTTGCAGCGCCTTAGCTAAAGCGCGTGGATTACCAGTCAATCTAGCCGCACCTGCATCCGCGGAAAACTCCCGTGTGCGCGAAATTGCTAGTTGAATAATTGTGGCAGCAATCGGTGCAAGTATGACTGTTAACAACACCCCGAAAATATTTCCACCTCTGTTACCATCTCGCGAACCAGCACCACCAAACCATAAACTGTAACTAACCATTTGTGCCAAAAACGATATCGCTCCGGCAATTGTGGCCGCCACAGCTTGTGTGAGAGTGTCACGATTAGTAATGTGAGTCAGTTCGTGAGCAATTACGCCTTCGAGTTCATCATCTGGTAATATATTCAAAATGCCTTCGGTAACAGCTACAGCCGCGTGTTCTGGATCGCGTCCCGTAGCGAAAGCGTTGGCAGTTTGGCTAGGAACAACGTAAACTCCTGGCATGGGAATATTGGCGCGATCGCTCAATTTCCGAACCATACGGTAGAGTCCCGGTGCTTGGGCCTCATTCACAGGACGGGCGCGGTATACTCTCAGGGCAATCTGATCTGATTGATACCAAGAAAATAGATTTGTGGCTGCTGCTAAACCAATTCCGATGATTAAGCCACCAGTACCGCCAATTATCCAGTAGCTAATCGCAATCAAAAGACCACTAAGGACAGCTAGCAAAGCAACCGTTTTTAATTGATTGTGCATAATTATTGCTCTCCCGCTAATGCTGCATGAGGTTTTTCAGACAACAGCATTACTTAAGTCGCATTTTTATTGTATCTAGCCCAACTCAGATATTGGTGCAGAAAACCTCTCATCTTTAGTACGGATTTCTCGCTCAAAGTTTGGCATAGCATTTAGACTTATACCAGCCTATTGAGTTTTTTTAGCTACTTTTTTTCCTAACAAAATATGTATACCTGATTAAAAAGGATATACTTTAGGAGTAGTAACAACTATATTTTCAGTATTTTCCTGCAAACACTAGTATAAAATATGATAAGCCCAACAGAATAACATTCAATACTTAAATTTGTCAATACCCTTTTAACTGATACACTACCTTGTGATAGTAGCTCAAGTACCATACTTAGTAATATCACAATATAATGTTTAAACAAGCAGCACGATTAAACGTGTATAAACAATGCAAGATAGTTCAAATGTAATTTCGGAATTTGAAACATTATTTAGACAAAAATTAAAATTAAACAACTGTAAACTTAAAAAGAAAAAGCAAGAGAATAATTATGAAATTATTACTCCAGCCAAAGATATTTTTTTAATGTCTTGGTGCGATTTTCCAGATATTAACTTGATATATCAGCCCATAGGGGTACGCACAAAGCAAACCATAGTTTATGAACGAGCCATCCGCTCCCACATTAATTTTTGTTTGAGTAGTATCCAGGAGAATCCTCAGCCAGCTGTATAGAGCTAAGAATGTTTGAGGGTGGGTGCTGTAGGGCTACCCACCCTGAAGGATTACTAACTTACTGGTGCTTCAGTAGCTGTTTTACCAATCAACATAGCTGCATTTTCTTCACTTTCAAGAATACCGAATTCAATCAACAATTCTTCTAGTTCTTCCATTTCGATGGGTGTAGGAATTGTCAGATTTTTGTTGTTGATAATCTTGGTAGCCAAAGTCCGATATTCGTTACTTTGATTACTATCAGGTGCATACTCGTTGACAGTCATCCGACGCAACTCAGCGTGTTGTACGATGTTGTCGCGAGGTACGAAGTGAATCATTTGGGTGTTCAAGCGTTTCGCCAGGGTTTCGATTAAGTCAACTTCCCTGTCAACGTTACGGCTGTTACAAATCAAACCACCCAAGCGCACACCACCAGTGTGAGCATATTTAAGAACACCACGAGCGATGTTATTAGCAGCGTACATCGCCATCATTTCACCTGATGTCACGATGTAGATTTCTTGCGCTTTACCTTCTCTTATAGGCATCGCAAAACCACCGCATACAACGTCGCCCAATACGTCGTAAGATACGAAGTCAACATCTGTGTATGCACCATTTTCTTCTAAGAAGTTAATGGCGGTGATGATACCACGACCAGCGCAACCTACACCGGGTTCTGGACCACCAGATTCTACACAACGGACATCGCGGAAACCAGTCAGCATGACTTCATGTAATTCGATGTCTTCTACAGCGCCTCTTTCAGCAGCCAATTGTAGAACACTTGTTTGGGCTTTACTGTGTAGCATCAAACGGGTAGAGTCAGCTTTTGGGTCACAACCGACGATAAGGATGCGCTGACCCATTTCCGCCATAGCTGCTAAGGTATTCTGAGAGGTAGTAGATTTACCAATACCACCTTTACCGTAGAAAGCTATTTGTCTAATTTTTGCGTCAGTCATGATTAATAATTTCCTACAATTATTTTGTTGATTGGTTTGAAAGTTTCTATCAGTCTTTCAGGCTTGGTTAGGTATAGTGAAACCACCACGAGCCTGACATTTGCGGCGAATTATGCCACTTTTTCCAGTTGAGAACCTGACACCCGGTGGTAAGTTCTCATCCATATATCACCTCTGCCAAAAAGTTGCGTAGATGCAGAGTGAAATTTTTAAGAAATTGCTCAAGAGATATTGCAAGTCCTAGCAGATGCACCGATGACGCAGCTTAAAAAAGCTTGAATCAAGCATTATCAGTTGTTGTAGTATCCCAAGTGGTGGCTCAAACCTTAAAAGCAA is part of the Nodularia sp. LEGE 06071 genome and harbors:
- the nifH gene encoding nitrogenase iron protein; protein product: MTDAKIRQIAFYGKGGIGKSTTSQNTLAAMAEMGQRILIVGCDPKADSTRLMLHSKAQTSVLQLAAERGAVEDIELHEVMLTGFRDVRCVESGGPEPGVGCAGRGIITAINFLEENGAYTDVDFVSYDVLGDVVCGGFAMPIREGKAQEIYIVTSGEMMAMYAANNIARGVLKYAHTGGVRLGGLICNSRNVDREVDLIETLAKRLNTQMIHFVPRDNIVQHAELRRMTVNEYAPDSNQSNEYRTLATKIINNKNLTIPTPIEMEELEELLIEFGILESEENAAMLIGKTATEAPVS
- a CDS encoding zinc metalloprotease HtpX, which codes for MHNQLKTVALLAVLSGLLIAISYWIIGGTGGLIIGIGLAAATNLFSWYQSDQIALRVYRARPVNEAQAPGLYRMVRKLSDRANIPMPGVYVVPSQTANAFATGRDPEHAAVAVTEGILNILPDDELEGVIAHELTHITNRDTLTQAVAATIAGAISFLAQMVSYSLWFGGAGSRDGNRGGNIFGVLLTVILAPIAATIIQLAISRTREFSADAGAARLTGNPRALAKALQRLEATAKQLPLNANPAFEPLLIINPISGKFLGNLFSSHPATAARVEELLKLEPQLPTTAY